One stretch of Prunus persica cultivar Lovell chromosome G1, Prunus_persica_NCBIv2, whole genome shotgun sequence DNA includes these proteins:
- the LOC18792160 gene encoding F-box protein SKIP28: MEISQFMGQQEHEAIENSQDKKAGPPHMALSLISAYLPLFELLAMSGVCTSLRDAVNKDVLSWLDIVVKSPLNLRLSDGILMKITSKANGRLTTLALMDCAKITDDGLQRVVERNPLINKLYLPGCTGLTPEGVIGAVKTLSEHHHGLKSLMINGIYNINKEHLETLRPYLEKNLSQQEQSGSWPLLFHEHRDVPTFRHDKGYATIDVEVCPKCDEVRMVFDCPRRTCKRKIGRSMSDCRGCNFCIPRCQECGGCVDDSEEVEEAVCADILCSDCWLQLPKCDFCNKPYCKQHAHNGSCPPGSTGFVCDVCWANFNI; encoded by the exons ATGGAGATTTCACAGTTTATGGGGCAGCAAGAACATGAAGCTATTGAAAACTCCCAGGACAAAAAAGCAGGGCCACCACACATGGCTTTGTCCCTTATTTCAGCTTACCTTCCTCTGTTCGAGCTTCTTGCCATGAGCGGAGTTTGCACGTCACTGAGAGACGCAGTAAACAAGGATGTATTGTCATGGCTAGATATCGTGGTCAAATCGCCATTGAACTTGAGGCTGTCCGATgggattttgatgaaaatcaCATCCAAGGCGAATGGCAGGTTGACAACGTTGGCTCTAATGGATTGTGCGAAGATAACAGATGATGGGCTTCAAAGGGTTGTAGAGCGAAATCCTCTTATCAACAAG CTCTACCTACCGGGATGCACTGGCTTAACACCTGAGGGGGTCATAGGAGCTGTGAAGACATTGTCTGAACATCATCACGGTTTAAAGAGCCTAATGATCAATGGCATCTACAACATAAACAAAGAACACCTCGAAACACTTCGGCCTTATCTTGAGAAGAACCTGTCACAGCAAGAGCAGTCAGGATCATGGCCTCTCCTATTCCACGAGCACAGGGACGTGCCAACATTCAGACATGACAAAGGTTACGCTACAATCGATGTCGAAGTTTGCCCGAAATGCGACGAGGTTAGGATGGTTTTCGACTGTCCAAGAAGGACTTGCAAGAGAAAGATAGGAAGGTCAATGAGCGATTGCAGGGGATGCAACTTTTGCATTCCAAGGTGCCAAGAATGCGGTGGATGCGTGGACGACTCTGAAGAAGTAGAAGAGGCTGTGTGTGCAGATATCTTGTGTTCAGATTGCTGGCTTCAGCTCCCCAAATGTGACTTCTGCAACAAGCCATATTGTAAGCAACACGCCCACAACGGGTCCTGTCCTCCCGGGTCAACAGGTTTCGTCTGTGATGTTTGTTGGgcaaattttaatatttag
- the LOC18788637 gene encoding protein PLANT CADMIUM RESISTANCE 2 produces MYSSSNPNGYNKYASEQLHHQGGPPTGIPVSSSTEPYFSTSHDQDTDTDTHSHHPYSHGQVPPHLRPRAPVPWSSGLCDCFSDPKNCCITCWCPCITFGQIAEIVDKGSTSCGASGALYTLITCVTGCPCFYSCFYRSKMRQQYALVESPCNDCLLHCFCECCALCQEYRHLQSRGFDMAIGWHGNIEERNREVAMTPVPPVVEQGMSRDK; encoded by the exons atgtactCATCATCAAACCCAAATGGTTACAACAAGTACGCATCAGAGCAGCTGCATCATCAGGGTGGGCCGCCCACGGGGATCCCAGTGAGCTCGAGCACAGAGCCCTATTTTAGCACCAGTCATGATCAAGACACCGACACTGACACCCACAGCCACCACCCTTACAGCCACGGCCAAGTCCCTCCTCATCTCCGCCCTAGAGCTCCCGTGCCTTGGTCCTCTGGCCTCTGTGACTGCTTCTCCGATCCCAAAAACT GTTGCATAACATGTTGGTGTCCATGCATCACTTTTGGCCAAATTGCAGAGATTGTGGACAAGGGTTCTACGT CATGTGGTGCAAGTGGAGCGCTGTACACGCTGATAACGTGCGTGACAGGTTGCCCTTGCTTCTACTCATGCTTCTATCGATCCAAAATGAGACAGCAATACGCCTTGGTGGAGAGCCCTTGTAACGACTGCTTGCTTCACTGCTTCTGCGAGTGCTGCGCCCTCTGCCAAGAGTATCGCCACCTCCAATCTCGCGGTTTCGACATGGCCATCG gGTGGCATGGAAATATCGAGGAAAGGAACCGGGAAGTGGCAATGACCCCTGTGCCTCCTGTGGTGGAGCAAGGCATGAGTCGCGATAAATGA
- the LOC18790109 gene encoding glucan endo-1,3-beta-glucosidase 3 isoform X2 yields MERSNLLYAFIGVNLGTDLSDMPSPTQVVALLKAQNIRHIRLYDADRAMLLALANTGIQVTVSVPNDQLLGIGQSNATAANWIARNVIAHVPATNITSIAVGSEVLSALPNAAPVLVSALKFIHSALVASNLDRQIKVSTPHSSAIILDSFPPSQAFFNRSWDPVMVPLLKFLQSTDSYLMLNVYPYYDYMQSNGVIPLDYALFRPLPPNKEAVDANTLLHYTNVFDAIVDAAYFAMSYLNFTKLPIVVTESGWPSKGDSSEPDATLDNANTYNSNLIRHVLNNTGTPKHPGIAVSTYIYELYNEDLRPGSVSEKNWGLFNANGVPVYTLHLTGAGTVLANDTTNQTFCVAKEGADQKMLQAALDWACGPGKVDCSPLLQGQPCYEPDNVLTHATYAVNAYFQRMAKSPGTCDFKGVATVTTTDPSHGTCIFPGSGGRNSSFINGTSLAPSSNSTTSGCLSLFFYSGGSFTSSVIIGLLVLSAVFL; encoded by the exons ATGGAGAGATCCAACTTGTTAT ATGCCTTCATCGGTGTAAACCTTGGTACAGACCTCTCTGACATGCCAAGCCCAACTCAGGTGGTGGCACTTCTTAAAGCTCAAAATATTCGACATATCAGGCTCTATGATGCAGACAGAGCCATGCTTCTCGCTCTTGCAAACACAGGCATCCAAGTGACTGTTTCTGTTCCCAATGATCAGCTCCTTGGGATTGGTCAGTCCAATGCCACTGCTGCCAACTGGATTGCCCGCAATGTGATAGCCCATGTCCCTGCCACCAACATCACTTCTATAGCTGTTGGATCTGAAGTCCTAAGTGCCCTCCCAAATGCTGCTCCAGTCCTAGTTTCTGCCCTAAAATTCATTCACTCTGCACTTGTCGCGTCTAACCTTGACCGCCAAATTAAAGTCTCTACTCCACACTCATCAGCCATTATTCTTGACTCCTTTCCACCGTCCCAAGCCTTCTTCAACCGCTCATGGGACCCTGTCATGGTTCCCCTGCTCAAATTTTTGCAGTCTACAGATTCATATCTCATGCTCAATGTCTACCCATATTATGATTACATGCAATCAAACGGTGTAATCCCCTTGGACTATGCACTTTTCCGCCCTCTCCCTCCAAACAAGGAAGCTGTGGATGCTAATACACTACTGCATTATACTAATGTCTTCGATGCAATTGTTGACGCAGCGTATTTTGCAATGTCCTATCTAAACTTCACTAAACTCCCCATTGTAGTGACCGAGTCAGGTTGGCCCTCCAAGGGTGACTCATCAGAGCCAGATGCCACACTTGATAATGCCAACACTTACAATAGTAACTTAATTAGGCATGTGCTTAACAACACAGGGACTCCTAagcatcctgggattgctgtTAGTACTTACATTTATGAACTCTACAATGAGGATTTGAGACCTGGATCAGTCTCTGAAAAGAATTGGGGACTTTTTAATGCAAATGGAGTGCCAGTTTATACCTTGCACTTAACAGGTGCTGGAACTGTGTTGGCAAACGACACGACAAATCAAACTTTTTGTGTTGCGAAGGAGGGTGCTGACCAAAAGATGCTACAGGCAGCCTTGGACTGGGCTTGTGGACCGGGGAAAGTTGATTGCTCACCTTTGCTGCAGGGGCAACCATGTTATGAGCCAGATAATGTGCTTACACACGCAACATATGCTGTCAATGCCTATTTTCAGCGGATGGCTAAGTCTCCTGGGACTTGTGATTTCAAAGGGGTGGCTACGGTTACTACCACAGACCCAA GTCATGGCACTTGTATATTTCCAGGAAG TGGTGGAAGAAACAGCAGTTTCATCAATGGCACATCACTGGCTCCATCTTCAAATTCCACAACTTCTGGGTGCCTTTCACTATTTTTCTACAGTGGCGGTTCCTTCACAAGCTCTGTGATCATTGGTCTCTTAGTTTTGAGTGCAGTTTTCTTGTAG
- the LOC18789392 gene encoding 21 kDa protein encodes MNTNKSMTRFLLFQLSLIIFLFFFTLHPIPTLGSPANDSDFIRTSCGTTLYPQVCYTSLSRYASAIQNNPAQLAKVAIGVSLAKARRMAAYVSDISRQADYGADPRSAAALHDCFSNFDEAVDQIHDSLTQMRQLSGPAGSGGGSFLFQMSNVQTWMSAALTDEETCTDGFEDVAEGPLKTDVTKRVENVKKVTSNALALVNSFAQKGPGAPTPR; translated from the coding sequence ATGAACACCAACAAAAGCATGACCCGGTTCCTCCTCTTCCAACTCTCgctcatcatcttcctcttctttttcaccCTCCATCCAATCCCAACCCTTGGATCCCCAGCCAACGACTCTGATTTCATCCGTACAAGCTGCGGCACCACGCTCTACCCGCAAGTCTGCTACACCTCTCTCTCCCGCTACGCCAGCGCCATCCAGAACAACCCGGCTCAGCTCGCCAAGGTAGCCATCGGCGTCAGCCTCGCTAAGGCCAGGCGCATGGCCGCTTACGTCTCCGACATCTCTCGCCAAGCCGACTACGGCGCCGACCCGCGATCCGCGGCCGCCCTCCACGACTGCTTCTCCAACTTCGACGAAGCTGTGGACCAGATTCACGATTCGCTCACCCAGATGCGCCAGCTGAGCGGCCCCGCAGGCTCCGGCGGCGGGTCGTTCCTGTTCCAGATGAGCAACGTGCAGACGTGGATGAGCGCCGCGCTGACGGACGAGGAGACCTGCACGGACGGCTTCGAAGACGTGGCGGAAGGGCCCCTGAAGACCGACGTCACCAAGCGAGTGGAGAATGTGAAGAAGGTGACCAGCAATGCCCTTGCGCTCGTGAACAGTTTTGCTCAGAAGGGACCCGGCGCGCCGACTCCCCGATGA
- the LOC18789867 gene encoding dynein light chain 1, cytoplasmic has protein sequence MEGAELELERRSKFLSSLIQKKKSVEQQDHHDLLNVRVRASDMPTPLQNRAFRSARDHLDSMPGKLDSKRLALALKKEFDSSCGPAWHCIVGTSFGSYVTHSTGGFLYFSIDKVYILLFKTAVEPLDH, from the exons ATGGAGGGAGCAGAGTTGGAGCTAGAGAGGCGAAGCAAGTTCCTCAGCAGTTTAATACAGAAGAAGAAGTCTGTAGAGCAACAAGACCACCATGACCTCCTCAATGTCCGAGTTAGGGCCTCTGACATGCCCACCCCTTTGCAAAACCGCGCCTTTCGCTCTGCGAGGGACCACCTGGACTCCATGCCGGGGAAACTCGACAGCAAACGACTCGCTCTTGCCCTTAAGAAG GAATTTGACTCGTCATGTGGTCCAGCTTGGCACTGCATTGTGGGAACTAGCTTTGGTTCGTATGTCACACATTCCACTGGAGGGTTCTTGTATTTTTCGATCGACAAGGTTTACATTCTTCTTTTCAAAACAGCAGTTGAGCCTTTGGACCATTGA
- the LOC18792174 gene encoding endoglucanase 8, translating to MAPNVLCLPGNVSAFRVTLAFLLLISLLLHPISAGHDYHDALRKSILFFEGQRSGKLPPDQRLKWRRDSALHDGSTAGVDLTGGYYDAGDNIKFGFPMAFTTTLLAWSVIDFGRTMGPELKNTVGAVKWGTDYLLKATAVPDVVFVQVGDPYSDHNCWERPEDMDTSRAVYKIDKNHPGSDVAGETAAALAAASIVFRSRDPAYSRLLLNRAVRVFEFADRHRGAYSASLRSAVCPFYCDVNGFQDELLWGAAWLHKASRRRVYREYIVKNEVVLRAGDTINEFGWDNKHAGINILISKEVLMGKADYFQSFKQNADEFICSILPGLSHPQVQYSPGGLIFKPGGSNMQHVTSLSFLLLAYSNYLSHANKVVPCGQTSASPAFLKQLAKRQVDYILGDNPLMMSYMVGYGARYPQRIHHRGSSLPSVQVHPAHIGCKAGSRYFLSPNPNPNLLVGAVVGGPNSSDAFPDSRPFFQESEPTTYINAPLVGLLAYFSAHY from the exons ATGGCGCCAAACGTCCTCTGCCTCCCGGGGAATGTTTCCGCATTTCGCGTGACTCTCGCTTTCCTCCTCCTAATTTCCCTTCTTCTGCACCCAATCAGCGCCGGCCACGACTACCATGACGCCCTCCGCAAGAGCATCCTATTCTTCGAAGGCCAACGCTCCGGAAAGCTCCCCCCAGATCAACGATTGAAATGGCGCCGCGACTCTGCATTGCACGACGGATCCACCGCCGGA GTGGACTTAACGGGCGGGTACTACGACGCCGGAGACAACATTAAGTTCGGGTTCCCGATGGCCTTCACGACGACGTTGCTTGCTTGGAGCGTCATAGACTTCGGTCGAACCATGGGCCCGGAGCTGAAGAACACGGTTGGGGCCGTGAAGTGGGGCACCGACTATCTCCTCAAGGCGACGGCGGTGCCCGACGTCGTTTTCGTCCAGGTCGGGGATCCGTACTCTGACCACAACTGCTGGGAGAGGCCCGAGGACATGGACACGTCTCGCGCGGTGTACAAGATCGATAAGAACCATCCGGGATCTGACGTGGCAGGTGAAACTGCCGCTGCGCTTGCCGCGGCGTCCATCGTGTTCAGGTCACGTGACCCCGCCTACTCTAGATTGCTCCTCAATCGAGCCGTTAGG GTGTTCGAGTTTGCTGACAGGCACCGGGGTGCGTACAGCGCCAGCCTGCGCTCTGCCGTGTGCCCTTTTTACTGCGACGTGAACGGTTTCCAG GACGAGTTGCTTTGGGGAGCAGCGTGGTTGCACAAGGCATCGAGGAGGCGCGTTTACCGAGAATACATAGTGAAGAACGAGGTGGTGTTGAGGGCAGGGGATACTATTAACGAGTTTGGTTGGGATAACAAGCATGCTGGGATTAACATCCTCATTTCCAAG GAAGTGCTGATGGGAAAAGCAGATTATTTCCAATCTTTCAAGCAAAATGCAGATGAGTTTATATGTTCCATATTGCCCGGACTTTCTCATCCTCAAGTCCAATATTCTCCag GTGGGTTGATCTTCAAACCTGGAGGCAGTAACATGCAGCATGTAACCTCACTTTCATTCCTACTTTTGGCTTATTCCAACTATCTAAGCCATGCCAACAAAGTCGTGCCCTGTGGCCAGACTTCAGCCTCCCCTGCTTTCCTCAAACAGTTGGCTAAACGTCAG GTGGACTACATACTTGGTGATAATCCGTTGATGATGTCGTACATGGTTGGATACGGTGCGCGCTACCCGCAGAGGATACACCACCGGGGCAGCTCACTGCCATCGGTTCAGGTCCACCCGGCCCACATTGGTTGCAAAGCCGGCTCTCGATATTTCTTGAGTCCAAATCCGAACCCGAATTTGCTGGTGGGAGCGGTGGTGGGGGGTCCCAATAGCTCAGATGCGTTTCCAGACTCGAGGCCCTTCTTCCAAGAATCAGAGCCCACAACGTACATCAATGCGCCGTTGGTGGGCCTACTTGCATATTTTTCAGCCCACTATTGA
- the LOC18790109 gene encoding glucan endo-1,3-beta-glucosidase 3 isoform X1, which produces MAALLLFFLLAVSAVSADEDAFIGVNLGTDLSDMPSPTQVVALLKAQNIRHIRLYDADRAMLLALANTGIQVTVSVPNDQLLGIGQSNATAANWIARNVIAHVPATNITSIAVGSEVLSALPNAAPVLVSALKFIHSALVASNLDRQIKVSTPHSSAIILDSFPPSQAFFNRSWDPVMVPLLKFLQSTDSYLMLNVYPYYDYMQSNGVIPLDYALFRPLPPNKEAVDANTLLHYTNVFDAIVDAAYFAMSYLNFTKLPIVVTESGWPSKGDSSEPDATLDNANTYNSNLIRHVLNNTGTPKHPGIAVSTYIYELYNEDLRPGSVSEKNWGLFNANGVPVYTLHLTGAGTVLANDTTNQTFCVAKEGADQKMLQAALDWACGPGKVDCSPLLQGQPCYEPDNVLTHATYAVNAYFQRMAKSPGTCDFKGVATVTTTDPSHGTCIFPGSGGRNSSFINGTSLAPSSNSTTSGCLSLFFYSGGSFTSSVIIGLLVLSAVFL; this is translated from the exons ATGGCTGCTCTGCTactgtttttccttttggccGTCTCAGCAGTTTCCGCTGATGAAG ATGCCTTCATCGGTGTAAACCTTGGTACAGACCTCTCTGACATGCCAAGCCCAACTCAGGTGGTGGCACTTCTTAAAGCTCAAAATATTCGACATATCAGGCTCTATGATGCAGACAGAGCCATGCTTCTCGCTCTTGCAAACACAGGCATCCAAGTGACTGTTTCTGTTCCCAATGATCAGCTCCTTGGGATTGGTCAGTCCAATGCCACTGCTGCCAACTGGATTGCCCGCAATGTGATAGCCCATGTCCCTGCCACCAACATCACTTCTATAGCTGTTGGATCTGAAGTCCTAAGTGCCCTCCCAAATGCTGCTCCAGTCCTAGTTTCTGCCCTAAAATTCATTCACTCTGCACTTGTCGCGTCTAACCTTGACCGCCAAATTAAAGTCTCTACTCCACACTCATCAGCCATTATTCTTGACTCCTTTCCACCGTCCCAAGCCTTCTTCAACCGCTCATGGGACCCTGTCATGGTTCCCCTGCTCAAATTTTTGCAGTCTACAGATTCATATCTCATGCTCAATGTCTACCCATATTATGATTACATGCAATCAAACGGTGTAATCCCCTTGGACTATGCACTTTTCCGCCCTCTCCCTCCAAACAAGGAAGCTGTGGATGCTAATACACTACTGCATTATACTAATGTCTTCGATGCAATTGTTGACGCAGCGTATTTTGCAATGTCCTATCTAAACTTCACTAAACTCCCCATTGTAGTGACCGAGTCAGGTTGGCCCTCCAAGGGTGACTCATCAGAGCCAGATGCCACACTTGATAATGCCAACACTTACAATAGTAACTTAATTAGGCATGTGCTTAACAACACAGGGACTCCTAagcatcctgggattgctgtTAGTACTTACATTTATGAACTCTACAATGAGGATTTGAGACCTGGATCAGTCTCTGAAAAGAATTGGGGACTTTTTAATGCAAATGGAGTGCCAGTTTATACCTTGCACTTAACAGGTGCTGGAACTGTGTTGGCAAACGACACGACAAATCAAACTTTTTGTGTTGCGAAGGAGGGTGCTGACCAAAAGATGCTACAGGCAGCCTTGGACTGGGCTTGTGGACCGGGGAAAGTTGATTGCTCACCTTTGCTGCAGGGGCAACCATGTTATGAGCCAGATAATGTGCTTACACACGCAACATATGCTGTCAATGCCTATTTTCAGCGGATGGCTAAGTCTCCTGGGACTTGTGATTTCAAAGGGGTGGCTACGGTTACTACCACAGACCCAA GTCATGGCACTTGTATATTTCCAGGAAG TGGTGGAAGAAACAGCAGTTTCATCAATGGCACATCACTGGCTCCATCTTCAAATTCCACAACTTCTGGGTGCCTTTCACTATTTTTCTACAGTGGCGGTTCCTTCACAAGCTCTGTGATCATTGGTCTCTTAGTTTTGAGTGCAGTTTTCTTGTAG